One window of Mycoplasmopsis gallopavonis genomic DNA carries:
- a CDS encoding adenylate kinase family protein has translation MINKNIIFMGMPGAGKGTVAAILKNETNLKHLSTGEVFRNEIKNETPLGLKVKEYVTSGGYVPDEITNQIVANALTQLINQNQRFILDGYPRTTAQAEFLNQTFGNNFMVIELQVSEQDVLERLGGRRLCPTCQSAYHVKFKKPQQENLCDLDQTELIIREDDKPEKILKRLAIYKEQTKPLLDYYKNKDLLFEVNATEVPEQVAEKVKKIIQNN, from the coding sequence ATGATAAATAAAAATATAATTTTCATGGGAATGCCAGGAGCAGGAAAAGGAACTGTTGCTGCAATTTTAAAAAATGAAACTAATTTAAAACATCTTTCAACAGGTGAAGTGTTTCGTAATGAAATTAAAAATGAAACACCACTTGGTTTAAAAGTTAAAGAATACGTAACTTCAGGAGGTTATGTTCCTGATGAAATTACTAATCAAATTGTTGCTAATGCTTTAACTCAATTAATTAATCAAAACCAAAGATTTATTTTAGATGGTTATCCACGAACAACAGCACAAGCAGAATTTCTAAACCAAACTTTTGGGAATAATTTTATGGTTATAGAATTACAAGTTTCAGAACAAGATGTCTTAGAACGTCTTGGAGGTAGAAGACTTTGTCCAACTTGTCAAAGTGCTTACCATGTTAAATTCAAAAAACCACAGCAAGAAAATTTATGTGATTTAGATCAAACTGAATTAATTATTCGTGAAGACGATAAACCAGAAAAAATTCTTAAGCGTTTAGCAATTTACAAAGAACAAACTAAACCACTTTTAGACTACTATAAAAACAAAGATTTACTCTTTGAAGTCAATGCAACCGAAGTGCCAGAACAAGTTGCAGAAAAAGTTAAGAAAATTATTCAAAATAATTAA
- the rpsI gene encoding 30S ribosomal protein S9: protein MSVQYRGLGRRKSSVARVRLTSGSGKFVINNRDAREYLTSDIYLKDANQPFALTETLGQFDVSVNVAGGGLSGQAGAIRLGIARALLEASADYRAVLKSAGMLTRDARAKERKKPGLRAARRARQFSKR, encoded by the coding sequence ATGTCAGTACAATACCGTGGTTTAGGAAGAAGAAAATCATCTGTTGCACGTGTTAGATTAACAAGTGGATCAGGTAAATTTGTTATTAATAACCGTGATGCAAGAGAATACCTTACATCAGACATTTATTTAAAAGATGCTAACCAACCTTTTGCTTTAACAGAAACATTAGGACAATTCGATGTTTCAGTTAATGTTGCAGGTGGTGGATTAAGTGGCCAAGCTGGTGCTATTAGATTAGGGATCGCGAGAGCTTTATTAGAAGCTAGTGCTGATTACCGTGCTGTTTTAAAATCTGCAGGAATGCTTACAAGAGACGCGAGAGCTAAAGAACGTAAAAAACCAGGTCTTCGTGCAGCTCGTCGTGCAAGACAATTCTCAAAACGTTAA
- the ruvA gene encoding Holliday junction branch migration protein RuvA: MILYKFGEIVYKNKNNVILESQGTGYLLQVAEDSRYEVSQKIKMYFFEYQTDYCKNTFGFKDFKERILFMDLITIDKIGPRIALNILNHGWENVANLIVSENWQELSKFSFVNEKTAKLICVELKNKWSKLIQPKPENITQNNDKITDLIKTLSTLGFKKHQIDLALSEIKETNDLDQMIEDSIQIIASHQARSHV; this comes from the coding sequence ATGATTTTATATAAATTCGGAGAAATTGTTTATAAAAACAAAAACAATGTAATTTTAGAAAGTCAAGGAACAGGGTATCTTTTGCAAGTAGCTGAAGATTCACGCTATGAAGTTTCTCAAAAAATTAAAATGTACTTCTTTGAATATCAAACAGATTATTGCAAAAATACTTTTGGTTTCAAAGATTTTAAAGAACGAATTCTTTTTATGGACTTAATTACAATTGATAAAATAGGTCCAAGAATTGCTTTAAATATTCTTAATCACGGTTGAGAAAATGTTGCGAATTTAATTGTAAGTGAAAATTGACAAGAACTTTCAAAATTTAGCTTTGTAAACGAAAAAACAGCAAAATTAATTTGTGTAGAGTTAAAAAACAAATGATCCAAATTAATTCAACCTAAACCTGAGAACATAACTCAAAATAACGATAAAATCACTGATTTAATTAAAACCCTTAGTACTTTAGGTTTTAAAAAACATCAAATTGATTTAGCTTTATCAGAAATTAAAGAAACTAATGATTTGGATCAAATGATAGAAGATTCGATTCAAATTATAGCTAGTCATCAAGCTAGAAGTCATGTCTAA
- a CDS encoding 16S rRNA pseudouridine(516) synthase encodes MQKKLIKLLVQNTNFSRKQILQFFKNQEVTIDGQVVNQDFENFIGTEIKIQGQEIYSWWTIYLAINKPTGYVCANIDNLHSTIFEILEPKYRNIQNLHTVGRLDKDTTGLLLVTNDGQWTHSLTSPKKHVEKVYLVTVDQKIDSALISHFAQGVQIGPNEITRPGQLEIISSNQAFLTIDEGKFHQVKRMFKTFNYQVTNLKRVQYGKLKLTDLNLKEGQTLLLSQAQIEQIKK; translated from the coding sequence ATGCAAAAGAAATTAATTAAACTACTTGTTCAAAATACAAATTTTAGTCGTAAGCAAATTCTTCAATTTTTTAAAAATCAAGAAGTTACCATAGATGGTCAGGTGGTAAATCAAGATTTTGAAAATTTTATAGGAACTGAGATTAAAATTCAGGGTCAAGAAATTTATAGTTGATGAACAATTTATTTAGCAATAAATAAACCTACTGGTTATGTTTGTGCAAATATTGATAATCTCCATTCAACAATTTTTGAAATTTTAGAACCCAAATATAGAAATATTCAAAATTTACATACTGTTGGTAGACTTGATAAAGATACAACGGGATTGTTATTAGTTACAAATGATGGTCAGTGAACTCATTCTTTAACAAGTCCTAAAAAACATGTTGAAAAAGTTTATTTAGTGACAGTGGATCAAAAAATAGATTCAGCTTTAATTTCTCATTTTGCCCAAGGAGTGCAAATCGGACCAAACGAAATAACTCGTCCAGGTCAATTAGAAATTATTAGTTCTAATCAAGCTTTCTTAACAATTGATGAAGGTAAGTTTCATCAAGTCAAACGTATGTTTAAGACATTTAATTATCAAGTAACAAATCTTAAACGAGTTCAATATGGGAAATTAAAACTAACTGATTTAAATTTAAAGGAGGGTCAAACTTTACTTTTAAGTCAAGCTCAAATTGAACAAATTAAAAAATAA
- the secY gene encoding preprotein translocase subunit SecY, producing the protein MNNKTYKLKNWLINFWVNHDLVKKFLYTSFLLTIFVIGTTITLPFVKIANSNQLSDNAFLNTLNLIGGGGLRQFSIFALGISPFINASLIMMILQTKIFPPIYKMSQSGPRGRRQINIITRFVTLFIAFPQAIFLTKGLATGSNPFITINPGNSGFSSGFLAYFALPMILVSASLFALFISEQITNKGVGNGTSLIIFAGIAARLPFQFQTAFITYIKGASESSGTLVGIINFVTYLVVYLFVILIVAIVYVAERHIPIQQVGAGRSKNKKEIGKLPIKLNPAGIMPIIFAMMVLSLPGMIANILPDTSASKQWINANMQFTKPLGFSLLLVIIFFFSLIMGIQQSKVDKIAEDFAKNSTFIPGVRPGEETQDYLIAIVFRLSVFSSIYLLILGGMQFVEIMTGILNQAISFGGTSIMILVSTALETIGQIQARNKTNQLAKAKRNTILNIESDEDDQKVEGLLW; encoded by the coding sequence TTAAATAATAAAACTTATAAGTTAAAAAATTGATTAATAAATTTTTGAGTTAATCATGATTTAGTTAAGAAATTTTTATACACAAGCTTCCTTTTAACTATTTTTGTTATAGGAACCACTATTACTTTACCTTTTGTTAAAATTGCTAATTCTAATCAATTGTCTGATAATGCATTTTTAAATACTTTAAATTTAATTGGTGGTGGAGGATTAAGACAATTTTCTATTTTTGCCTTAGGAATTAGTCCATTTATTAATGCTTCGTTAATTATGATGATTTTACAAACAAAAATTTTTCCTCCAATTTATAAAATGAGTCAAAGCGGTCCACGTGGAAGACGTCAAATTAATATTATTACTCGTTTTGTAACATTATTTATTGCTTTTCCGCAAGCTATTTTCTTAACCAAAGGTTTAGCAACAGGTTCAAATCCTTTTATTACAATTAATCCAGGTAATTCAGGATTTTCAAGTGGTTTTTTAGCTTATTTTGCTCTACCTATGATTTTGGTTTCTGCTTCTCTTTTTGCTCTATTTATTTCAGAACAAATCACTAATAAGGGAGTAGGTAACGGAACTAGTTTGATCATTTTTGCAGGGATTGCAGCAAGATTACCATTCCAATTCCAAACCGCTTTTATAACTTATATTAAAGGAGCTTCTGAAAGCAGCGGAACATTAGTTGGAATTATAAATTTTGTAACTTATTTGGTTGTTTATTTATTTGTAATTTTAATTGTAGCAATCGTTTATGTCGCTGAGCGTCATATTCCAATTCAGCAAGTGGGTGCTGGACGTTCTAAAAATAAAAAAGAAATTGGAAAATTACCAATTAAATTAAATCCAGCTGGTATTATGCCGATTATTTTTGCAATGATGGTTCTTTCTTTACCAGGAATGATTGCGAATATTTTACCAGACACAAGTGCTTCAAAACAATGAATCAACGCAAATATGCAATTTACTAAACCGCTTGGATTTTCACTTTTACTTGTCATAATTTTTTTCTTTTCATTAATTATGGGGATTCAACAATCAAAAGTGGATAAAATAGCAGAAGATTTTGCTAAGAACTCAACCTTCATTCCGGGGGTACGTCCTGGTGAGGAAACACAAGATTATTTAATAGCAATTGTCTTTCGACTTAGTGTGTTTTCATCAATTTATTTATTAATTTTAGGTGGAATGCAATTTGTTGAAATTATGACCGGAATTCTCAATCAAGCAATTTCTTTCGGTGGAACTTCAATTATGATTTTAGTTTCAACTGCACTAGAAACAATTGGTCAAATACAAGCTAGAAATAAAACTAATCAATTAGCTAAAGCTAAACGTAATACAATCTTAAATATCGAATCTGATGAAGATGATCAAAAAGTAGAAGGATTATTATGATAA
- the secDF gene encoding protein translocase subunit SecDF: MIKWIKNIFKLNNFKRYLISFITIASAGFAIFAGSNYYISKNVNKSIEYAGGVEVVVQAQVKDEKGKIENADSSLIELINQSLYNRLTGGTGLNGINVSTEGDGKLRITKSGNYSSSQLNEFEKEIVTKPILTITDSQMHPLFQKDGSTISFTKDASLFDKDGNLLPISTWIPPFKANGINAEVGSDGKWGVSIELNGVSGENAWVDATTYISKQQDQRMLIWLNLEQLYKMATQEFPSDWEASGKNLWNFIHVGNQATYQNDSGMIVENALKKNVFDAEKYLISAPVAQNTINTNKTIIQGNFTQVQAKELADKIKFGLSNYELVPLLKYYVEAGKNANAFKYAMLAGIIIFSVIALWMIVNYGLLGALSTISMSLYIFLTLLIFTALRGEYSPSTIAALIIGIGISVDANVITYERLKKQIYEGDSFKKSFRNANRQSLSSIVDANVTTILVGFILFYLGTKDVKGFSITLVLSVLFTLLVMLVFQRFLASMIVGTGLFDNRLYLLGIRKRYINKTTKIKTWVNNFDYLKNSKWFVLSSLIFILIAIIVFGAIAGSKGRLSLGINTSIQFSGGLNLSIVGDDANTIFITQNDALQIKQSLINANLEIPDLANHISISVANVENQSYLVSIQTTENIDHDQILNKVKDVVKTINSDYKVLAYQVSNSEAQKLVLNAMLATGISFIAIVIYLLFRMNYTYSIAAIIGLLHDFLMVVSFIVITRLQISTIVVAAMLAILGLSINDTVVTFDKIREIINSQYVRKILSKEDIRKIANTAIADTLKRSLYTSLTTIFAIVVLLSFQNATDFAFNIIMLFGISIGVYSSIFICTWVWSKLELSRQKRIQKRIQKGYWNINWPEEQTFNGINDYLS, from the coding sequence ATGATTAAATGAATTAAAAATATCTTTAAGCTTAATAATTTCAAAAGATATTTAATTAGTTTTATTACGATTGCATCAGCAGGATTTGCTATTTTTGCTGGAAGCAATTATTATATTTCAAAAAATGTTAATAAATCAATTGAATATGCCGGAGGAGTTGAAGTTGTTGTTCAAGCTCAAGTCAAAGATGAAAAAGGTAAGATTGAGAATGCTGACTCTTCACTTATTGAGCTTATCAATCAATCACTTTATAATAGATTAACTGGGGGAACTGGTTTAAATGGAATCAACGTTTCAACCGAAGGTGATGGAAAATTGAGAATTACAAAAAGTGGAAATTATAGTTCTAGCCAACTTAATGAATTTGAAAAAGAAATTGTTACTAAACCAATTTTAACAATTACAGATTCTCAAATGCATCCACTTTTTCAAAAAGATGGTTCAACAATTTCGTTCACCAAGGATGCTTCTTTATTTGATAAAGATGGTAATCTTTTACCAATTTCAACTTGAATACCCCCATTTAAAGCTAACGGAATTAATGCAGAAGTTGGTTCTGATGGAAAATGAGGTGTTTCGATTGAATTAAATGGTGTAAGTGGTGAAAATGCTTGGGTAGATGCTACAACTTATATTTCAAAACAACAAGATCAAAGAATGTTAATTTGATTAAATCTTGAACAACTTTACAAAATGGCAACTCAAGAATTTCCAAGTGATTGAGAAGCCTCAGGTAAAAATTTATGAAATTTTATTCACGTAGGTAATCAAGCAACATATCAAAATGATTCAGGAATGATTGTTGAAAATGCATTAAAGAAAAATGTTTTTGATGCTGAAAAATATTTAATTAGTGCACCTGTGGCTCAAAATACAATTAACACAAATAAAACAATTATTCAAGGAAACTTTACACAAGTACAAGCTAAGGAATTAGCTGATAAAATTAAATTTGGTTTAAGTAATTATGAACTTGTTCCACTTTTAAAATATTATGTTGAAGCTGGTAAAAATGCTAATGCATTTAAGTATGCAATGCTAGCAGGAATTATTATTTTTAGTGTTATTGCACTTTGAATGATTGTTAATTATGGTTTACTAGGTGCTTTAAGTACAATTAGTATGTCACTTTATATCTTTTTAACTCTTTTAATCTTTACAGCTTTAAGAGGAGAATATTCTCCTTCAACAATTGCTGCATTAATTATTGGTATCGGAATTAGTGTTGATGCTAATGTTATTACTTACGAAAGACTTAAAAAGCAAATTTATGAAGGTGATTCGTTTAAAAAGTCGTTTAGGAATGCTAACCGTCAATCGCTTTCAAGTATTGTTGATGCCAATGTCACAACAATTTTAGTTGGATTTATTCTTTTCTATTTAGGAACTAAAGATGTTAAAGGATTTAGTATTACTTTAGTTTTATCTGTTTTATTTACTCTTTTAGTAATGCTTGTTTTCCAAAGATTTTTAGCGTCAATGATAGTTGGAACAGGTCTTTTTGATAATAGGTTATATTTATTAGGAATAAGAAAAAGATATATTAATAAAACAACTAAAATTAAAACTTGAGTTAATAATTTTGATTATTTAAAAAACTCAAAATGATTCGTACTTAGTTCTTTAATTTTTATTCTAATTGCAATTATAGTTTTTGGTGCAATAGCCGGTTCAAAAGGTAGGTTATCGTTAGGAATTAATACTTCAATTCAATTTAGTGGAGGTCTTAATCTTTCGATTGTTGGTGATGATGCTAATACAATTTTTATTACTCAAAATGATGCTTTACAAATTAAACAAAGTTTAATTAATGCTAATTTAGAAATTCCTGATTTAGCTAATCATATTTCAATTAGTGTTGCTAATGTTGAGAATCAATCTTATCTTGTTTCGATTCAAACTACAGAAAATATTGATCATGATCAAATTTTAAATAAAGTTAAAGATGTAGTAAAAACAATAAATAGTGATTACAAAGTTTTAGCATACCAAGTTTCAAATTCAGAAGCTCAAAAATTAGTCTTAAATGCAATGCTTGCAACAGGAATTAGTTTTATAGCTATTGTAATTTATCTTTTATTCAGAATGAATTATACTTATTCAATTGCTGCAATTATTGGTTTATTACATGACTTTTTAATGGTTGTTTCTTTTATAGTTATTACAAGATTACAAATCTCAACTATAGTTGTTGCAGCAATGCTAGCAATTTTAGGATTAAGTATTAATGACACTGTTGTTACTTTTGACAAAATTAGAGAAATTATCAATTCACAATATGTTAGAAAAATTCTTAGCAAAGAAGATATTAGAAAAATAGCTAATACGGCAATCGCTGATACATTAAAGAGAAGTTTGTATACATCACTTACTACTATTTTCGCAATCGTTGTTCTTTTATCTTTCCAAAATGCAACTGATTTTGCTTTCAACATTATTATGCTTTTTGGAATTAGTATTGGTGTATATTCTTCAATTTTTATTTGTACCTGAGTATGAAGCAAACTTGAACTTTCACGTCAAAAACGAATTCAAAAACGAATTCAAAAAGGTTACTGAAATATTAATTGACCTGAAGAACAAACTTTCAATGGAATTAATGATTATTTATCATAA
- the ruvB gene encoding Holliday junction branch migration DNA helicase RuvB, producing MSKINLRPQSFCDFIGQSRLIQTLKAMIASSKIKNKPLAHILFYGSPGMGKTTLATIIAHELNQKIHYVQGANIEKKADILSILSLLNEGDILFIDEIHSVNKLVIEFLYSAMEEFVFDLIIGKEGNSRAVRMKVKPFTLIGATTKINELTQPFKDRFGYIARLTNYCEKDILKILKISAKKMQIQIDQNFQKQIASYSRYTPRVANHLLERVYDFALAENQGIINEKIIKKTFKSLDLYQFGLTKDHIEYLNILNDGFNRSYVSLDTIIGLTAHNKDTLINEIEPILLYHKFIDKNSRGRKITKLGVEYLKSQL from the coding sequence ATGTCTAAAATTAATTTAAGACCTCAAAGTTTTTGTGATTTTATTGGTCAAAGTCGTTTAATTCAAACTTTAAAAGCAATGATTGCTAGTTCAAAAATCAAAAATAAACCACTAGCTCACATACTTTTTTACGGTTCACCAGGAATGGGTAAAACCACGCTGGCAACAATTATTGCACATGAATTAAATCAAAAAATTCATTATGTTCAAGGTGCAAATATTGAGAAAAAAGCTGATATTCTAAGTATTCTTTCGTTATTGAATGAAGGAGATATTCTTTTTATTGATGAAATTCATAGTGTTAATAAATTGGTTATTGAATTTTTATATAGTGCAATGGAGGAATTTGTTTTTGATTTAATTATTGGTAAAGAAGGAAATTCTCGGGCAGTTAGAATGAAAGTTAAACCTTTCACTTTAATTGGTGCAACGACAAAAATTAATGAATTAACTCAACCATTTAAAGATCGCTTTGGATATATTGCTAGATTGACAAATTATTGTGAAAAAGATATTTTAAAAATTTTAAAAATATCAGCTAAAAAAATGCAAATCCAAATTGATCAAAATTTTCAAAAACAAATTGCCAGTTACTCACGCTATACTCCAAGAGTTGCAAATCATCTTTTAGAAAGAGTTTATGATTTTGCTCTTGCAGAAAATCAAGGAATTATTAATGAAAAAATTATTAAAAAAACTTTTAAATCACTTGATTTATATCAATTTGGTTTAACCAAAGATCATATTGAATATTTAAATATTCTAAATGATGGTTTTAATCGAAGTTATGTTTCATTAGATACCATTATCGGTTTAACTGCTCACAACAAAGATACTTTAATTAATGAAATAGAACCGATTTTACTTTATCATAAGTTTATTGATAAAAATTCACGAGGCAGAAAAATTACAAAATTAGGAGTTGAATATCTAAAGAGTCAACTCTAA
- the obgE gene encoding GTPase ObgE, whose protein sequence is MAKFVDEVKILLQAGKGGDGMISFRREAHVDKGGPDGGDGGRGGNIYFVGDHGKNTLLSFYKSKHIVAEDGVKGGPKNLYGANAKDTYIKVPIGTLVYNGKKLVADVIEADVPYLVASGGKGGRGNTKFKTAKNTAPRISENGMPGEKYEANIVLKILSDVGLVGKPSAGKSTLLSIISNAKAKIADYEFTTLVPQLGMVEYDGDSFTVADLPGLIKGASLGKGLGIQFLKHIERCRVIAHIIDFGSEDKNPIEDYQIINQELKSYNLKLENKPQLIIANKSDLSSFTEHLDQFKKAYPDLQIVTISAINHENLAKVKGELLKLVKEAALNPIENEEEEQIKVIQFEPDYEIFSPYKGYYEITGKKIEELYHKIPINTYDNLLRFNNILKKIGVWEELVRRGIKQGDVVSIYGYQFEWENEV, encoded by the coding sequence ATGGCAAAATTCGTTGATGAAGTAAAAATTTTATTACAAGCTGGTAAGGGTGGAGATGGAATGATCTCATTTAGACGTGAAGCACACGTTGATAAAGGTGGACCTGACGGAGGTGACGGAGGTCGAGGAGGAAATATTTACTTTGTTGGTGACCATGGTAAAAATACTCTACTTAGTTTTTATAAAAGCAAACACATAGTTGCGGAAGATGGTGTGAAAGGTGGACCAAAAAATCTTTATGGAGCGAATGCTAAAGACACTTATATTAAAGTTCCAATTGGTACTTTGGTTTACAATGGAAAAAAATTAGTTGCTGATGTTATTGAAGCTGATGTCCCGTATTTAGTTGCTAGCGGAGGTAAAGGTGGTCGTGGAAACACAAAATTTAAGACCGCTAAAAACACGGCTCCTAGAATTTCAGAAAATGGAATGCCAGGTGAAAAGTATGAGGCTAATATTGTTTTAAAAATTCTTAGTGATGTGGGTCTTGTCGGTAAACCGTCAGCTGGTAAAAGCACTTTACTTTCAATCATTTCAAATGCCAAAGCAAAAATTGCTGATTATGAATTTACAACTTTAGTTCCTCAGTTAGGGATGGTTGAATATGATGGTGATTCATTTACTGTCGCTGACTTACCTGGGTTAATTAAAGGGGCATCTTTAGGTAAAGGTCTTGGTATTCAATTTTTAAAACATATTGAGCGTTGTCGTGTTATTGCACATATTATTGATTTTGGTTCTGAAGATAAAAATCCAATCGAAGATTATCAAATTATTAATCAAGAATTAAAAAGTTACAATTTGAAATTAGAAAATAAACCGCAATTAATTATTGCTAATAAATCTGATTTAAGTTCTTTTACTGAACATCTTGATCAATTTAAGAAAGCATATCCTGATTTACAAATTGTGACTATTTCTGCAATTAATCATGAAAATTTAGCTAAAGTTAAAGGAGAACTTCTTAAATTAGTTAAAGAAGCTGCATTAAATCCAATCGAAAATGAAGAGGAAGAACAAATTAAAGTAATTCAATTTGAACCAGATTATGAAATTTTTTCACCTTATAAAGGATACTATGAAATTACTGGTAAGAAAATTGAAGAACTTTATCATAAAATTCCAATTAATACTTACGATAACCTTTTAAGATTCAATAATATTTTGAAAAAAATCGGAGTTTGAGAAGAACTTGTGCGAAGAGGAATTAAACAAGGTGATGTAGTTTCGATTTATGGTTATCAATTTGAATGAGAAAACGAGGTATAA
- a CDS encoding nucleotidyltransferase, whose product MKWWKKKTKIGIVVEYNPFHNGHIYQLNWIQKNFYNPKITVAMSQKYSQRGEIICVSYNQRKRIAKKYGVNKFVKLPVEISAQAAHIFAREAVLKLAKKGIEFLVFGSETGDVNLFLTIAKTIKNNRQEYNRLVKYYLKQGGNSFPRATNLALSELVGHDISMPNDILGLEYVKTIVDFDLPITPIAIKRTIDFHAEQTNNNFASASLIRKMLLQNQNVSEYTPMKIVKIPQKRLIENTYPRFQKIIKNTSVEKLRELKMISEGIENLFKKQIDKPNYASFIEACVSKRYTASRIKRTYLFVLLGIKK is encoded by the coding sequence ATGAAATGATGAAAGAAAAAAACTAAAATTGGAATTGTAGTCGAATACAACCCATTTCACAACGGTCATATTTATCAACTAAACTGAATTCAGAAAAACTTTTATAATCCTAAAATCACCGTTGCAATGTCTCAAAAATACTCACAACGTGGCGAAATAATTTGTGTAAGCTACAACCAAAGAAAGAGAATTGCTAAAAAATATGGTGTTAATAAATTTGTGAAATTACCAGTTGAAATAAGTGCACAAGCTGCACATATTTTCGCTCGTGAAGCTGTTTTAAAATTAGCAAAAAAAGGAATTGAGTTTTTGGTTTTTGGTTCAGAAACAGGTGATGTAAATCTTTTTCTTACAATTGCCAAAACGATCAAAAATAATCGTCAAGAATATAATAGACTAGTTAAATACTATTTAAAGCAAGGCGGAAATAGCTTTCCACGAGCAACTAATTTGGCATTAAGCGAACTTGTTGGCCACGATATTTCTATGCCTAATGATATTTTGGGACTGGAATATGTTAAAACTATCGTAGATTTTGATTTGCCTATTACTCCAATCGCAATTAAGCGTACAATTGATTTTCACGCAGAGCAAACTAATAACAACTTCGCAAGTGCAAGCTTAATTCGTAAAATGCTACTTCAAAATCAAAATGTTTCTGAATATACACCAATGAAAATTGTTAAAATCCCACAAAAAAGATTAATTGAAAACACCTATCCTCGTTTTCAAAAAATAATCAAAAATACATCAGTTGAAAAATTACGTGAACTCAAAATGATTAGCGAAGGAATTGAAAATCTCTTCAAAAAACAAATTGATAAACCTAATTACGCAAGTTTTATTGAAGCTTGTGTTAGCAAAAGATATACTGCAAGTCGAATCAAAAGAACTTATCTTTTTGTTCTTCTAGGAATTAAAAAATAA
- the rpmF gene encoding 50S ribosomal protein L32, which produces MAIVPKRKTSKQRKHKRQTHNALDVPNLVKCSNCTKLVEQHVVCRFCGFYKGKKVEGYVALDDRIQK; this is translated from the coding sequence ATGGCTATAGTACCAAAACGTAAAACTTCAAAGCAACGTAAACACAAAAGACAAACACACAATGCGTTAGATGTACCTAACCTTGTTAAATGCTCAAATTGTACAAAATTAGTTGAGCAACACGTAGTATGTAGATTTTGTGGTTTTTACAAAGGTAAAAAAGTTGAAGGATATGTTGCGTTAGACGATCGTATCCAAAAATAA
- the rplM gene encoding 50S ribosomal protein L13 — MRQTTIVNKQTADKKWYIIDAEGQVLGRLSAFVASVLRGKNKPTFTPNADMGDNVIIINAEKIILTAKKEENKIYYSHSGFPGGLKSITATKLRAKRPTALIEKAVSGMIPHTKLGNKQRRNLFVYAGPAHKHEAQNPERLEVK, encoded by the coding sequence ATGAGACAAACTACAATTGTTAACAAACAAACAGCCGATAAAAAATGATATATTATCGATGCTGAAGGACAAGTTTTAGGGCGTTTATCAGCATTTGTTGCTTCAGTTTTAAGAGGGAAAAATAAACCTACTTTTACACCAAATGCAGATATGGGTGATAATGTTATCATTATCAATGCAGAAAAAATCATTTTAACAGCTAAAAAAGAAGAAAACAAAATTTACTATTCACACTCAGGTTTTCCAGGTGGATTAAAAAGCATTACAGCAACAAAATTAAGAGCTAAAAGACCAACAGCTTTAATTGAAAAGGCAGTAAGTGGTATGATTCCACATACAAAACTTGGTAATAAACAACGTCGTAATTTATTTGTTTACGCAGGTCCAGCTCACAAACATGAAGCACAAAATCCAGAAAGATTAGAGGTTAAATAA